The DNA region ATCGCCGTCGTTCGACACCGCGTTGGCCACCAGCGTCGAAAAAGGCACGGCCCCGTTGATGTAGAGCGTTGCCACCACCACCTGCGGGCCGCAGCCCGGGATGAGGCCGATTGCTGCCCCGATCAGCGGCAGCAAAGGCCCGACCGCCGCGAACGCGGCCGTCAGGTCCAGGCCGCCGAAGGTCTCGATGTAGTTGTACCCAAGGTAGGCCAGGATCACCCAGGTCGAGATGAACGCTGTCTCTTCGGCCATGCGCGGCAGCGCCGGATCGTCCGGGTTTGTCATCGCCTGAACGGGGGAGAAGGCCCAGATCGCCAGACCGACGGCCACGCCGACCAAAGCGACCGCGTTCACCGGCAGGCCCAGGATTCGGGTCATCTCGATATCGGCGAAGCCCGCCGCGCCCACGACCAGGCCGGGCGCAAGGCAGGCCAGATAGGCCCAATCACGCGCCCGTATGCTGCCAATCAGCGGGGCGGCCACGCAGCTGCCGCCCTTCGGACGATAGTCCGAAGTCACGAAGCGGTCGACCAGCCAACCCGTAACAATGCCCGCTGCGAACTGCACCGGGATCAGCACGGCCGCCGCCTCTGGTTTGGTTGCGATTAGAAGGAAGGCCGCATCGCCCATGGTTGCGGTCAGTGTGGCAACCACTGCCCCGAACGATACCTTTCCCGACGTGTAGGCCGCCACCACGACGACCGCTCCGCCGCATCCGGGCGTCGCCCCAAGGAAGGCCGCAATCGGGACTTGCCATCCCCTGGCCCGCTCCATCGCCCGGCCGAGGTCGATCCCGAAAATCTTCTCGGCGCCGTAGAAAATCAGAAGGGTGGCCGCCACGAAGACCGCCACATCCACGAAGGCGCCTGCCATCATCTCGCGCGTCAGTGCCCCAAGCTCTCCCGGCGCAACTGCCAGCGCCAATAGTGCCGCGACCAGCAGCAGGCGGCCTGGACGCAAGCCGGGGGCGGGTATGGAAAGGGCAGGGGTGTCGGTTCGCAAGGTCATCGCGTTGTCGTCCTCTCGTGAGAATGCTTCGCAATTGCATTAGGTGGGTCTTGCGCTGCACTTGGCAAGGGCCAATAACTTGCGCCTGCTGTCCCTTTTCGGATCCCGCTCTTGGACCCTGCATCGAAGACCTTTGCCCGCCAGTTTATCGAGGCCTTGCCCCATGCCGCCGCGCTTGGCTTTCAGCTGGAGGACATCGGAGAGGGCAGGGCGAGAATCTCGATGCCCTATGACCCTCGCCTGATCGGCGACCC from Neotabrizicola shimadae includes:
- a CDS encoding putative manganese transporter: MTLRTDTPALSIPAPGLRPGRLLLVAALLALAVAPGELGALTREMMAGAFVDVAVFVAATLLIFYGAEKIFGIDLGRAMERARGWQVPIAAFLGATPGCGGAVVVVAAYTSGKVSFGAVVATLTATMGDAAFLLIATKPEAAAVLIPVQFAAGIVTGWLVDRFVTSDYRPKGGSCVAAPLIGSIRARDWAYLACLAPGLVVGAAGFADIEMTRILGLPVNAVALVGVAVGLAIWAFSPVQAMTNPDDPALPRMAEETAFISTWVILAYLGYNYIETFGGLDLTAAFAAVGPLLPLIGAAIGLIPGCGPQVVVATLYINGAVPFSTLVANAVSNDGDALLPAIALAPRAAVMATLFTTLPALVLAYGFQILAPGFLN